Proteins co-encoded in one Streptococcus pyogenes genomic window:
- a CDS encoding HIRAN domain-containing protein: MAKVIFQDNFLLMGTNYHEKEANKVMAEIGKKSPYWDKDKDFISDYIKSNFKDIYKYYRVSTKDVEIVREPLNRHDPNAIKVMVNKTFVGYFPADLAKRLTPYVKKSSHYQMEATLTGRGGQYKTLKNDLKTVVTKKKDITYKLRLTILKVDRVSKSKNAGLLESIASWFLN; encoded by the coding sequence ATGGCAAAAGTCATATTCCAAGATAACTTTCTCTTAATGGGAACAAATTATCATGAAAAAGAAGCTAATAAAGTTATGGCTGAAATTGGTAAGAAATCACCATACTGGGATAAGGATAAAGATTTTATTTCTGACTACATAAAATCAAACTTCAAGGATATCTACAAGTATTACAGGGTCTCAACAAAAGATGTAGAGATTGTCAGAGAACCTCTTAATCGTCACGATCCAAATGCCATAAAAGTCATGGTAAACAAAACTTTTGTTGGCTACTTTCCAGCAGACTTAGCTAAACGATTAACCCCTTATGTAAAAAAATCTAGTCATTACCAAATGGAAGCAACCCTTACTGGTCGTGGTGGACAATACAAAACACTCAAAAACGATTTAAAGACCGTGGTTACTAAAAAGAAAGATATAACTTATAAGTTACGATTGACTATTTTAAAAGTAGATAGAGTATCAAAAAGTAAAAATGCTGGATTATTAGAGTCGATAGCATCTTGGTTTCTCAACTAA
- a CDS encoding tyrosine-type recombinase/integrase → MWIEETDNGKFKFRENYKDPYTGTWKPVSVTMEKDNSRAYKAARKILEQKITEKIAQLKASELLFTELLDEWWAFYKKELKRSSVASLRGNIEEIRETFGIGVKVVNIDPKYVQNYLDNLDCSRNKKERNKSMLNLAFDYAVGLDIIQDNPARRAKLPRVKKTLEDWKKAEEKYLEEDEIKPLLKELYRRPSTYRLGLLAEFISLNGCRIGEAVSIEPCNYESKSRILQLHGTFDHTEGYRNGEKTAPKTLASYRETIMTSRELEILQELEFMNELEKNTNHRYRDMGYLFTTKNGVPIQTNSFNLALKKANERLEDPITKKLTSHIFRHTLISRLAENNVPLKSIMERVGHADAKTTAQIYTHVTKKMKSSVADIMENY, encoded by the coding sequence ATGTGGATAGAAGAAACTGATAACGGTAAATTCAAATTTCGTGAAAATTATAAAGATCCTTACACTGGAACATGGAAACCTGTATCCGTTACTATGGAGAAGGATAATTCAAGAGCTTATAAAGCAGCTCGAAAAATCCTTGAACAAAAAATAACAGAAAAAATAGCGCAATTAAAGGCCTCTGAGTTACTTTTCACGGAACTTTTAGATGAATGGTGGGCGTTTTATAAGAAAGAACTTAAAAGGTCGTCTGTAGCTTCTCTGAGAGGTAATATCGAAGAGATAAGGGAAACTTTTGGAATAGGTGTTAAAGTAGTGAATATTGATCCTAAATACGTTCAGAATTATCTCGATAACCTAGATTGCTCTAGGAATAAAAAAGAGCGTAATAAGTCTATGCTAAACTTAGCATTTGATTATGCTGTTGGTTTGGATATTATCCAAGATAATCCTGCAAGACGTGCTAAACTCCCAAGGGTAAAGAAAACTCTTGAAGACTGGAAAAAGGCTGAAGAAAAATATCTTGAAGAAGATGAAATTAAACCATTATTGAAAGAATTGTACAGAAGACCTAGCACTTACCGACTTGGTTTGTTGGCTGAGTTTATCAGTTTGAACGGTTGTCGTATCGGTGAAGCTGTCAGCATTGAGCCGTGCAACTACGAATCTAAGTCAAGAATATTGCAGTTGCACGGAACATTTGATCATACAGAAGGATATCGTAACGGGGAAAAGACAGCACCAAAGACATTAGCTTCTTATCGTGAAACCATCATGACAAGTAGAGAACTTGAAATTCTACAAGAGTTAGAATTTATGAACGAACTAGAAAAAAATACAAATCATAGATATAGAGATATGGGATACCTTTTTACAACAAAAAACGGTGTTCCAATTCAGACTAACTCATTCAACTTAGCTTTAAAAAAAGCTAATGAAAGATTGGAAGACCCAATTACAAAAAAACTTACTAGCCACATCTTCCGTCACACTCTTATTAGCCGTCTAGCAGAGAATAACGTGCCGCTAAAATCAATCATGGAACGTGTAGGACATGCAGACGCTAAAACTACTGCCCAAATTTATACTCATGTCACAAAGAAAATGAAATCAAGTGTAGCTGATATTATGGAAAACTATTAA
- a CDS encoding HU family DNA-binding protein: protein MANKQDLIAKVAEATELTKKDSAAAVDAVFSTIEAFLAEGEKVQLIGFGNFEVRERAARKGRNPQTGAEIEIAASKVPAFKAGKALKDAVK from the coding sequence ATGGCTAACAAACAAGATTTAATCGCAAAGGTTGCAGAAGCAACTGAATTGACTAAAAAAGATTCAGCAGCAGCAGTTGATGCCGTGTTTTCTACAATCGAAGCTTTCCTTGCTGAAGGTGAAAAAGTACAATTGATCGGTTTTGGTAACTTCGAAGTACGCGAACGTGCAGCTCGTAAAGGTCGTAACCCACAAACTGGTGCAGAAATTGAAATTGCAGCTTCAAAAGTTCCAGCCTTCAAAGCTGGTAAAGCTCTTAAAGACGCTGTTAAATAA
- a CDS encoding YpmS family protein: protein MKKKSNLNWWKWSFLCLLAFNTAFLMVIASRLIQVREPESELIAKKPVKNIKIGTFVTTREQLNETVASYLKDYQTEKMSYKFYATSSSILFEGTYQLLGYEVPLYIYFQPHRLENGAVQLQVISFSVGTLPLPEKDVLQYLKSSYKLPSFVKVMPNQSAIVVNLQDIQNDAKVYLKAKKIDLFNDEISFNIYKK, encoded by the coding sequence ATGAAAAAAAAATCAAACCTTAATTGGTGGAAGTGGAGCTTCTTATGTCTGCTTGCTTTTAATACCGCCTTTTTGATGGTTATTGCAAGTCGTCTCATTCAAGTAAGAGAACCTGAGTCAGAACTGATTGCTAAAAAACCAGTTAAAAATATCAAAATTGGTACATTTGTTACAACCAGAGAACAGCTTAACGAAACTGTAGCAAGTTATCTTAAAGATTATCAGACTGAAAAAATGTCTTATAAATTTTATGCGACATCTTCTTCTATTTTGTTTGAAGGAACTTATCAATTATTAGGGTATGAAGTCCCTTTATATATCTATTTTCAACCTCATCGTCTAGAAAATGGAGCTGTCCAACTACAGGTGATCTCTTTTTCAGTGGGAACTCTGCCACTCCCAGAAAAAGATGTTTTGCAGTATTTGAAATCAAGCTACAAATTGCCAAGCTTTGTTAAAGTGATGCCAAATCAATCAGCTATCGTTGTTAATTTACAAGATATCCAAAATGATGCTAAGGTTTATTTAAAAGCCAAGAAAATTGATTTATTTAATGATGAAATCAGTTTTAACATCTATAAGAAATAA
- a CDS encoding SGNH/GDSL hydrolase family protein: MNNRHLFSGIFFFVISLCLAFLLLNIIIPKSNSRLKKSDFLKKEQVAIQYVAIGDSLTEGVGDLTHQGGFVPLLTNDLSEYFKANVNHQNYGVSGDTSQQILDRMIKQKQIQLSLKKADIMTLTVGGNDVMAVIRKNLADLQVSSFRKPARQYQKRLRQIIELARKDNKDLPIFILGIYNPFYLNFPELTDMQKVIDDWNTKTKEVVGEYDRVYFVPINDLLYKGINGQEGIVHSSGDQTTIVNDALFTGDHFHPNNTGYQIMSNAVMEKIKKHEKKIKP; the protein is encoded by the coding sequence ATGAATAATCGTCATTTATTTAGTGGGATATTTTTCTTTGTTATTAGTTTATGTCTGGCCTTTTTATTGCTAAATATTATTATCCCTAAGTCAAATTCACGTTTGAAAAAGAGTGATTTTCTGAAAAAAGAACAAGTAGCTATCCAATATGTTGCTATAGGAGATTCATTGACAGAAGGAGTAGGTGATCTAACTCATCAAGGTGGTTTTGTTCCTTTGTTAACGAATGATCTCAGTGAATATTTTAAGGCTAATGTTAATCATCAAAATTACGGCGTATCTGGTGATACCAGTCAACAAATTCTTGATAGGATGATAAAACAAAAGCAGATACAGTTATCTTTAAAAAAAGCAGATATAATGACGTTAACCGTTGGTGGTAATGATGTTATGGCAGTTATTCGGAAGAATTTAGCGGATTTGCAAGTTTCTAGTTTTAGAAAGCCAGCTCGTCAGTATCAAAAACGATTAAGACAGATTATCGAGTTAGCCAGAAAAGATAATAAAGATCTTCCTATTTTTATTTTAGGCATCTATAATCCGTTTTATTTGAATTTTCCAGAACTAACTGATATGCAAAAAGTGATTGATGACTGGAATACCAAAACTAAGGAGGTTGTTGGAGAATACGATCGTGTGTACTTTGTGCCAATAAATGACCTCTTGTATAAAGGGATAAATGGACAAGAAGGAATTGTTCATTCTTCAGGAGATCAAACTACAATTGTCAATGATGCCTTGTTTACTGGGGACCATTTTCACCCAAATAATACTGGCTATCAAATCATGTCAAATGCAGTAATGGAGAAAATTAAAAAGCATGAAAAAAAAATCAAACCTTAA
- a CDS encoding DegV family protein, which produces MGTIKIVTDSSITIEPELIKALDITVVPLSVMIDSKLYSDNDLKEEGHFLSLMKASKSLPKTSQPPVGLFAETYENLVKKGVTDIVAIHLSPALSGTIEASRQGAEIAEAPVTVLDSGFTDQAMKFQVVEAAKMAKAGASLNEILAAVQAIKSKTELYIGVSTLENLVKGGRIGRVTGVLSSLLNVKVVMALKNDELKTLVKGRGNKTFTKWLDSYLAKNSHRPIAEIAISYAGEASLALTLKERIAAYYNHSISVLETGSIIQTHTGEGAFAVMVRYE; this is translated from the coding sequence ATGGGAACTATAAAAATTGTTACAGATTCATCAATAACTATTGAACCAGAATTAATTAAAGCTTTAGATATTACTGTAGTACCTTTATCTGTCATGATTGATAGCAAATTATATTCTGATAATGATTTAAAAGAAGAAGGTCATTTTTTGAGCCTTATGAAGGCTAGCAAATCCCTTCCCAAAACCAGTCAGCCACCGGTTGGTCTCTTTGCTGAAACTTACGAAAATTTGGTCAAAAAAGGAGTAACTGACATTGTTGCTATTCACCTCTCACCAGCTTTATCAGGTACTATTGAAGCTTCCCGTCAGGGGGCTGAAATCGCTGAGGCACCTGTTACAGTTTTAGATTCAGGATTTACTGATCAAGCCATGAAATTTCAGGTCGTTGAGGCAGCAAAGATGGCAAAAGCGGGTGCTAGTTTGAATGAGATTTTGGCTGCTGTTCAAGCTATCAAATCAAAAACAGAGCTCTACATTGGTGTATCTACCTTAGAAAATTTAGTAAAAGGAGGTCGTATTGGTCGTGTGACGGGTGTTTTGAGCTCGCTACTTAATGTCAAAGTTGTTATGGCACTTAAAAATGATGAGTTAAAAACGCTTGTCAAAGGTCGAGGTAATAAAACATTTACGAAATGGTTAGATAGTTACCTCGCTAAAAATAGTCATCGCCCGATTGCAGAGATAGCTATTTCTTATGCTGGTGAAGCTAGCCTGGCATTAACCTTAAAAGAAAGAATCGCAGCTTATTACAACCACTCTATTTCGGTTTTAGAAACAGGCTCTATCATCCAAACACATACAGGAGAAGGAGCTTTTGCGGTTATGGTTCGTTATGAATAA
- a CDS encoding LPXTG cell wall anchor domain-containing protein has product MTSKKACLSSIIVLASLTCGNDTVSANHLSATGDKFDDCSTLVEKDVAPKDELEMLAWSSSQTTDDADRDYEDFLDDDSFISQNETDKMFENLTDDRLLNELDELDEENEEDEEDTIEPEQNVIMPSDDELFDLTDAVETRLTVSSAPHLEAELPKPHLRSLSDTALRSGEIRGHLDNKLDALSVTATKLALTMAQKFDLTTHVYSIGESFSEVLAAHYEDRKAESAFSKKKRFHLPIATPDVVIEELRRLVSSIGSSKEDVSVPYSRKLGMAVAKRKIALPQTGEGFSYYPVLLGLMILGLTPIMIPKKINN; this is encoded by the coding sequence ATGACTAGTAAAAAAGCGTGTTTATCAAGCATCATTGTGTTAGCAAGTTTAACGTGTGGAAATGATACTGTTAGTGCCAATCATCTCTCAGCAACTGGAGATAAGTTTGATGATTGCTCAACACTTGTTGAAAAAGATGTGGCCCCTAAAGATGAACTTGAGATGTTAGCATGGTCCTCGTCTCAAACAACTGATGATGCTGACAGAGACTATGAAGATTTTCTCGATGATGATTCTTTTATTTCTCAAAATGAAACTGATAAGATGTTTGAGAATTTAACTGATGATAGGTTATTAAATGAATTAGATGAATTAGATGAAGAAAATGAAGAAGATGAAGAAGATACAATTGAGCCAGAGCAAAATGTAATAATGCCTAGTGACGATGAGCTATTTGATTTAACTGATGCTGTTGAGACACGCCTTACTGTTTCTAGTGCTCCCCATTTAGAGGCTGAATTGCCGAAACCACATTTGAGGAGCCTATCAGATACAGCACTGCGGTCTGGTGAAATTAGAGGACATTTAGATAACAAACTGGACGCTTTGTCTGTAACAGCTACAAAGTTAGCATTAACGATGGCTCAAAAATTTGATTTGACAACGCATGTCTATTCTATAGGTGAAAGCTTTAGTGAAGTATTAGCTGCTCATTATGAAGACAGAAAAGCAGAATCAGCTTTTTCTAAGAAAAAGAGATTTCACCTTCCTATTGCTACTCCAGATGTTGTTATAGAGGAGTTAAGGCGCCTAGTCTCTTCTATTGGAAGTTCAAAAGAAGATGTTTCAGTTCCTTATAGTCGGAAGCTAGGTATGGCAGTTGCAAAAAGAAAAATAGCCCTGCCACAAACGGGAGAGGGGTTCTCTTATTATCCAGTTTTACTTGGTTTAATGATATTAGGATTAACGCCGATTATGATACCAAAGAAGATAAATAATTAG
- the recN gene encoding DNA repair protein RecN has protein sequence MLLEISIKNFAIIDEISLNFENGMTVLTGETGAGKSIIIDAMNMMLGARASTEVIRRGANKAEIEGFFSVDATPELVACLESSGIAMEEELIIRRDIFANGRSVSRINGQMVNLATLKQVGQFLVDIHGQHDQEELMRPQLHQQILDAFGDKAFEQLKENYQLIFDRYKSLRRQVIDKQKNEKEHKDRIDMLAFQIAEIEAAALSRGEDDRLNQERDRLMNHKQIADTLTNAYVMLDNDDFSSLSNIRSSMNDLLSIEQFDSEYKGMSTSISEAYYILEEVSKQLSDTIDQLDFDGGRLQEIEFRLDILNSLTRKYGGNVNDVLDYYDNIVKEYQLLTGDDLSSGDLEAELKSLEKQLVAAASELSVSRHQLAEQLEAEIKAELKELYMEKADFKVHFTTSKFNRDGNESLEFYISTNPGEGFKPLVKVASGGELSRLMLAIKAAISRKEDKTSIVFDEVDTGVSGRVAQAIAQKIYKIGRHGQVLAISHLPQVIAIADYQYFISKESKEESTVSKVRLLTPEERVEEIASMIAGTDMTQAALTQARELLAKH, from the coding sequence ATGTTATTAGAAATTTCTATTAAAAATTTTGCTATTATTGATGAAATTTCCCTAAATTTTGAAAATGGTATGACGGTTTTGACGGGTGAAACTGGAGCAGGAAAGTCTATTATCATTGATGCTATGAATATGATGCTTGGTGCGCGTGCTAGTACAGAAGTGATTCGTCGTGGAGCTAATAAAGCAGAAATTGAGGGGTTCTTTTCGGTAGATGCTACCCCAGAACTGGTTGCGTGTCTGGAATCATCAGGTATTGCTATGGAAGAAGAACTGATTATTCGCCGAGATATCTTTGCCAATGGCAGAAGCGTGAGCCGCATTAATGGTCAGATGGTTAACCTAGCCACCTTAAAACAGGTCGGACAGTTTTTGGTAGATATTCATGGGCAACATGACCAAGAAGAATTAATGCGACCACAGCTCCACCAGCAAATTTTGGACGCTTTTGGTGATAAGGCTTTTGAGCAATTGAAAGAGAATTATCAGCTTATTTTTGATCGTTATAAAAGCTTGCGTCGCCAGGTTATTGACAAACAAAAAAATGAAAAGGAACACAAAGATCGTATTGATATGTTGGCCTTTCAGATAGCAGAAATTGAAGCTGCTGCCTTGAGTCGAGGTGAGGACGACCGGTTAAATCAAGAACGTGATCGCTTAATGAACCACAAACAAATTGCTGATACCCTGACCAATGCCTACGTCATGCTAGATAATGACGATTTTTCAAGTCTATCCAATATTCGCTCTAGCATGAATGACTTACTATCAATTGAGCAGTTTGATTCAGAGTACAAAGGGATGTCGACTTCGATTTCTGAAGCCTATTATATTCTTGAAGAAGTGAGCAAGCAATTATCAGATACCATTGACCAACTGGATTTTGATGGTGGGCGATTACAGGAAATTGAATTTCGCTTGGATATACTCAATAGCTTAACTCGTAAATACGGTGGTAATGTGAATGATGTGCTTGACTACTACGATAATATCGTCAAAGAATACCAGCTATTAACAGGAGATGACTTGTCTTCAGGGGATCTAGAGGCAGAATTGAAAAGCTTGGAAAAACAATTGGTTGCTGCTGCTTCGGAGTTAAGTGTCTCTCGCCATCAATTGGCGGAGCAATTAGAAGCTGAGATTAAAGCTGAACTTAAGGAACTTTATATGGAAAAAGCAGATTTCAAAGTTCACTTTACCACATCAAAATTTAATCGTGATGGTAATGAAAGCTTGGAATTTTACATCTCTACTAATCCAGGCGAAGGATTCAAGCCCCTTGTCAAGGTGGCTTCTGGAGGAGAGTTATCACGCCTTATGTTAGCCATCAAGGCTGCTATTTCTAGAAAAGAAGATAAGACGAGTATTGTTTTTGATGAAGTAGATACAGGTGTTTCTGGTCGCGTTGCGCAAGCCATTGCCCAAAAAATTTATAAAATTGGGCGACATGGGCAAGTTCTCGCTATTTCACACTTACCTCAAGTTATTGCTATTGCTGATTATCAGTATTTTATTTCTAAAGAAAGTAAAGAAGAGTCCACCGTTTCTAAGGTAAGGTTATTAACTCCTGAAGAACGTGTGGAAGAAATTGCTAGCATGATTGCAGGAACAGATATGACACAAGCTGCTCTTACGCAGGCTCGTGAACTACTTGCCAAACATTAA
- a CDS encoding arginine repressor has product MKKSERLELIKKMVLTHPIETQHDLLRLLAEHGLELTQATISRDMNEIGIVKIPSGSGRYIYGLSQDSGKKIVQGPRSIKSTILAVSDKTKGLEQHLYLKVVPGNSKLIKRYLLADFSKAIFSLIADDDSLLLIAKSPSEADMIRQEILLWMQGIT; this is encoded by the coding sequence ATGAAAAAGAGTGAACGACTTGAATTAATCAAAAAAATGGTTTTGACGCATCCAATTGAGACGCAACATGACCTCTTAAGATTATTGGCAGAGCATGGGTTAGAATTAACCCAGGCTACTATTTCAAGAGACATGAATGAAATTGGTATAGTAAAGATTCCTTCTGGCAGTGGACGTTACATCTATGGTCTTTCTCAAGATAGTGGAAAAAAGATCGTTCAAGGACCTAGATCGATAAAGAGCACTATTTTAGCTGTATCTGACAAAACAAAAGGTTTAGAACAACACCTCTATTTAAAAGTCGTACCTGGCAATAGTAAATTAATCAAACGTTATTTATTAGCAGATTTTTCAAAAGCTATTTTTAGTCTTATTGCTGATGATGATAGTTTATTGTTAATTGCAAAGTCTCCTTCAGAAGCAGATATGATACGCCAAGAAATTTTGCTTTGGATGCAGGGTATAACCTAG
- a CDS encoding TlyA family rRNA (cytidine-2'-O)-methyltransferase: MPKERVDVLAYKQGLFETREQAKRGVMAGLVVSVINGQRYDKPGDKIDDGTELKLKGEKLKYVSRGGLKLEKGLHVFGVSVANQIGIDIGASTGGFTDVMLQDGAKLVYAVDVGTNQLVWKLRQDPRVRSMEQYNFRYAQPEDFNEGQPVFASIDVSFISLSLILPALHNVLSDQGQVIALIKPQFEAGREQIGKKGIVKDKQIHEKVIQKVMDFASGYGFTVKGLDFSPIQGGHGNIEFLAHLAKSQTPETLAPHLIQKVVAKAHKEFEKHEKE; this comes from the coding sequence ATGCCTAAAGAAAGAGTAGATGTGTTAGCCTATAAGCAAGGATTATTTGAGACCAGAGAGCAAGCTAAGCGTGGTGTCATGGCAGGCTTAGTGGTCTCTGTGATTAATGGCCAACGCTATGACAAGCCAGGTGACAAAATTGACGATGGGACTGAGTTAAAACTTAAAGGTGAAAAACTCAAATACGTCAGTCGTGGTGGATTAAAACTGGAAAAGGGGCTGCACGTTTTTGGTGTATCAGTTGCTAATCAAATTGGGATTGATATTGGCGCTTCAACAGGTGGTTTTACCGATGTTATGTTACAAGATGGGGCCAAACTAGTCTATGCCGTCGACGTTGGGACTAACCAGTTGGTATGGAAACTCAGACAAGATCCACGAGTAAGAAGTATGGAACAGTATAACTTTCGTTATGCTCAGCCAGAAGACTTTAATGAGGGACAGCCTGTATTTGCCAGTATTGATGTGTCCTTTATTTCTCTCAGCTTGATTTTGCCAGCCCTGCATAACGTTTTGTCAGATCAGGGACAGGTTATTGCTCTCATTAAACCGCAATTTGAAGCTGGGCGCGAGCAGATTGGTAAAAAAGGCATCGTCAAGGACAAACAGATTCATGAAAAAGTGATTCAAAAGGTCATGGATTTTGCCTCAGGTTACGGATTTACAGTTAAGGGACTTGATTTTTCTCCTATTCAGGGTGGTCATGGCAATATCGAATTTTTAGCTCATCTTGCTAAGTCACAGACACCTGAAACGTTAGCCCCGCATTTGATTCAGAAAGTTGTTGCCAAGGCACATAAGGAGTTTGAGAAACATGAAAAAGAGTGA
- a CDS encoding polyprenyl synthetase family protein, translated as MDKLARIDEAIRRYYKTTSNGVSEELIDAILYSVDSGGKRIRPLILLEMIEGFGVSLQNAHFDLAAALEMIHTGSLIHDDLPAMDNDDYRRGRLTNHKQFGEATAILAGDSLFLDPFGLIAQAELNSEVKVALIQELSLASGTFGMVGGQMLDMKGENQALSLPQLSLIHLNKTGKLLAFPFKAAALITEQAMTVRQQLEQAGMLIGHAFQIRDDILDVTASFEDLGKTPKKDLFAEKATYPSLLGLEASYQLLTESLDQALTIFQTLESDVGFKPQIITKLIEGLRLNA; from the coding sequence ATGGACAAATTAGCTAGAATTGACGAAGCCATTCGTCGCTACTATAAGACGACTAGTAACGGTGTATCTGAAGAGTTGATTGATGCTATCTTGTATTCTGTTGACAGTGGTGGCAAGCGCATTCGCCCACTTATCTTATTAGAGATGATTGAGGGATTTGGGGTATCGTTACAGAATGCTCATTTTGATTTGGCTGCAGCTCTTGAAATGATTCATACAGGAAGTCTGATTCACGATGATTTGCCAGCCATGGATAATGATGATTACCGACGTGGCAGACTGACCAATCACAAACAATTTGGAGAAGCCACGGCCATTTTGGCGGGAGACAGCTTATTTTTAGACCCCTTTGGGTTAATAGCTCAAGCTGAATTAAATAGTGAGGTTAAAGTAGCCTTAATCCAAGAACTTTCCCTAGCTTCAGGAACTTTTGGCATGGTTGGTGGTCAGATGTTAGATATGAAAGGGGAAAATCAAGCATTAAGTCTTCCTCAGTTGTCACTGATTCACCTCAATAAAACCGGAAAATTATTAGCTTTTCCTTTTAAAGCAGCAGCTCTTATAACAGAACAGGCTATGACTGTTCGTCAACAACTAGAGCAAGCGGGAATGCTCATCGGGCACGCCTTTCAGATTAGGGATGATATTTTAGACGTGACAGCTAGCTTTGAAGATCTTGGAAAAACGCCTAAAAAGGACTTATTCGCAGAAAAAGCTACTTATCCAAGTTTACTGGGGTTAGAAGCCTCTTACCAACTGCTGACAGAGAGTTTAGATCAGGCTTTGACGATTTTTCAGACACTAGAAAGCGATGTAGGCTTTAAGCCTCAAATAATTACAAAACTGATAGAAGGGTTACGACTTAATGCCTAA
- a CDS encoding exodeoxyribonuclease VII small subunit, with translation MSKTKTFEENLQDLETIVNKLENGDVPLEEAISEFQKGMLLSKELQKTLQAAEKTLVKVMQADGTEVDMDD, from the coding sequence ATGTCAAAAACGAAAACATTTGAAGAAAATTTACAAGATTTAGAGACTATTGTGAACAAACTTGAAAATGGGGATGTCCCTTTGGAAGAAGCTATTTCAGAATTTCAAAAAGGAATGCTTCTCTCAAAAGAACTTCAAAAGACCTTACAAGCGGCAGAAAAAACACTCGTCAAAGTGATGCAAGCTGATGGCACAGAAGTAGATATGGATGATTAA
- the xseA gene encoding exodeoxyribonuclease VII large subunit → MADYLTVTHLTKYLKLKFDRDPYLERVYLTGQVSNFRKRPTHQYFSLKDESAVIQATMWAGVYKKLGFDLEEGMKINVIGRVQLYEPSGSYSIVIEKAEPDGIGALALQFEQLKKKLTAEGYFEQKHKQPLPQFVSKIGVITSPSGAVIRDIITTVSRRFPGVEILLFPTKVQGDGAAQEVVANIRRANQREDLDLLIVGRGGGSIEDLWAFNEEIVVQAIFESQLPVISSVGHETDTTLADFVADRRAATPTAAAELATPITKTDLMSWIVERQNRSYQACLRRIKQRQEWVDKLSQSVIFRQPERLYDAYLQKIDRLSMTLMNTMKDRLSSAKENKVQLDHALANSQLQTKIERYQDRVATAKRLLMANMASQYDSQLARFEKAQDALLSLDASRIIARGYAMIEKNQALVASVSQITKGDQLTIKMRDGQLDVEVKDVKNENI, encoded by the coding sequence ATGGCAGATTATTTAACCGTCACTCATTTGACGAAATATTTAAAATTAAAATTTGACCGTGACCCTTATTTGGAACGGGTTTATCTGACTGGTCAAGTGTCCAATTTTCGAAAACGACCAACTCATCAATATTTTTCCTTAAAAGATGAAAGTGCTGTGATTCAAGCCACCATGTGGGCAGGAGTCTATAAAAAACTAGGATTCGACCTAGAAGAAGGCATGAAAATTAATGTAATTGGGCGAGTCCAACTTTATGAACCTAGTGGCTCTTACTCTATCGTGATTGAAAAGGCAGAGCCAGATGGTATAGGTGCCTTGGCTTTGCAGTTTGAACAATTAAAGAAAAAATTAACGGCAGAAGGTTATTTTGAGCAAAAACACAAGCAGCCCTTGCCACAGTTTGTATCAAAAATTGGGGTCATTACAAGTCCTAGTGGTGCTGTGATTCGAGATATTATCACAACCGTTTCACGGCGTTTTCCAGGGGTTGAGATTTTATTATTCCCAACTAAAGTACAAGGTGATGGAGCCGCCCAAGAAGTAGTGGCTAATATTCGAAGAGCCAATCAAAGAGAGGATTTGGACTTGCTCATTGTCGGCCGTGGAGGTGGCTCGATAGAAGACCTTTGGGCCTTCAACGAGGAAATAGTGGTTCAGGCTATCTTTGAATCGCAACTTCCAGTGATTTCGAGTGTGGGTCATGAAACAGACACGACTTTAGCGGATTTTGTGGCAGATCGCAGAGCAGCCACACCAACAGCAGCAGCAGAGTTAGCAACGCCTATTACAAAAACAGATCTTATGTCTTGGATAGTAGAGCGGCAAAATCGTTCCTATCAGGCCTGCTTGAGGCGGATTAAGCAACGGCAAGAGTGGGTGGATAAACTCTCGCAATCTGTTATTTTTAGGCAACCAGAACGATTATATGATGCCTACCTGCAAAAAATTGATCGCCTTAGCATGACCCTGATGAATACGATGAAAGATCGTCTGAGTTCCGCCAAAGAAAACAAGGTTCAGTTGGACCATGCCTTGGCCAATAGTCAATTACAGACAAAAATCGAGCGATACCAAGACCGTGTTGCTACCGCTAAGCGTTTACTGATGGCTAATATGGCTAGTCAATATGATAGTCAGCTGGCTCGCTTTGAAAAAGCACAGGATGCTTTGCTATCACTGGATGCCAGCCGAATTATCGCCCGTGGTTATGCAATGATTGAAAAAAATCAAGCACTGGTAGCCTCTGTAAGTCAGATAACAAAGGGTGATCAGTTAACCATTAAGATGCGTGATGGACAATTAGATGTAGAGGTAAAAGATGTCAAAAACGAAAACATTTGA